A single genomic interval of Camelina sativa cultivar DH55 chromosome 11, Cs, whole genome shotgun sequence harbors:
- the LOC104726010 gene encoding uncharacterized protein LOC104726010 isoform X2 translates to MTSSMVSSMVLFLLILLVFPHMDKALGAQEEVKKQSAEEIYHPSGFGSGIFRRIIKSCPHIFPICRGDIHIPDIHIPPPPHMPLKGRIDPADQLVRKCLKDPKCRAYCKKNPKYCHALICKTYPKAKICRPGHV, encoded by the exons atGACATCTTCTATGGTCTCTTCCATGGTTCTCTTTCTCCTTATTCTTCTTGTGTTTCCGCATATGGATAAAGCCCTTGGCGCACAAGAGGAAGTCAAGAAACAAA GTGCAGAAGAGATTTACCATCCTAGTGGTTTTGGCAGTGGGATTTTCCGCCGTATAATAAAATCATGTCCTCATATATTCCCCATTTGTCGTGGTGATATCCATATCCCAGATATCCATATACCTCCTCCGCCTCACATGCCTTTGAAAGGCCGCATTGATCCTGCCGATCAGCTCGTCCGTAAATGTCTAAAAGACCCCAAATGTCGCGCTTACTGTAAAAAAAACCCCAAGTATTGTCACGCCCTTATATGTAAAACATACCCCAAAGCCAAAATTTGTCGTCCTGGTCATGTCTGA
- the LOC104726010 gene encoding uncharacterized protein LOC104726010 isoform X1, with protein MTSSMVSSMVLFLLILLVFPHMDKALGAQEEVKKQSGAGAEEIYHPSGFGSGIFRRIIKSCPHIFPICRGDIHIPDIHIPPPPHMPLKGRIDPADQLVRKCLKDPKCRAYCKKNPKYCHALICKTYPKAKICRPGHV; from the exons atGACATCTTCTATGGTCTCTTCCATGGTTCTCTTTCTCCTTATTCTTCTTGTGTTTCCGCATATGGATAAAGCCCTTGGCGCACAAGAGGAAGTCAAGAAACAAA GTGGTGCAGGTGCAGAAGAGATTTACCATCCTAGTGGTTTTGGCAGTGGGATTTTCCGCCGTATAATAAAATCATGTCCTCATATATTCCCCATTTGTCGTGGTGATATCCATATCCCAGATATCCATATACCTCCTCCGCCTCACATGCCTTTGAAAGGCCGCATTGATCCTGCCGATCAGCTCGTCCGTAAATGTCTAAAAGACCCCAAATGTCGCGCTTACTGTAAAAAAAACCCCAAGTATTGTCACGCCCTTATATGTAAAACATACCCCAAAGCCAAAATTTGTCGTCCTGGTCATGTCTGA